The Candidatus Obscuribacterales bacterium genome has a segment encoding these proteins:
- a CDS encoding SGNH/GDSL hydrolase family protein, with product MSPVTTSPTVKTPAESLKKPRSKWRMALETTAFLAVSVALLEWFLPIAGVGQEEFLQPDTKLGCRHIPSKYVVWRMEGFSRGHLNSTGLRDVEHNIEKKPGTIRVALLGDSSTEGLQVPLEDTYARIVEQQLNANGTQKYEVINFACSSYSTGQQHEQFLNEVTTYKPDITVLLYNRGDAVENIRKPGKLNVEPRPYFYLDQQGNLQPDNSVLNYNKAKLSPNPVFDFLRAHSSIYGVLSSTHLALCTNEPLYGKLKNAFDWLSNLGNTNKNVSNVLYPEQNAFEVTRSLLLDLNKSCKANNSKFVLLVFPNTLGDLDLAYQAKQLLTLSKEENFPSFDLTQSFYDSGNPGALFLEYHFSSAGHKVVADQLTKLLQKT from the coding sequence ATGTCACCTGTAACCACATCACCAACTGTAAAAACACCAGCCGAGAGCCTCAAGAAGCCTCGTTCAAAGTGGCGCATGGCTTTGGAAACCACAGCGTTTCTAGCAGTGAGCGTTGCATTACTCGAATGGTTTCTACCAATTGCTGGTGTTGGACAAGAAGAGTTCTTGCAACCGGATACAAAGCTCGGCTGTCGTCACATTCCAAGCAAATATGTTGTCTGGCGTATGGAAGGTTTTTCCAGAGGACATTTAAACAGCACCGGATTGCGTGATGTTGAACACAATATTGAAAAAAAACCAGGCACAATACGAGTTGCCTTGCTTGGTGATAGCTCCACAGAAGGACTGCAAGTTCCACTAGAGGACACTTACGCAAGAATCGTTGAACAACAACTGAATGCAAACGGCACTCAGAAGTACGAAGTGATCAACTTCGCATGCTCCAGCTATTCAACCGGACAGCAACATGAGCAATTCTTGAACGAAGTGACCACCTACAAACCGGACATCACCGTTTTACTCTACAACCGTGGAGACGCCGTTGAGAATATTCGCAAGCCAGGCAAGTTGAATGTAGAGCCGCGTCCGTATTTCTATCTTGACCAACAAGGCAATCTGCAACCGGATAACTCTGTACTTAACTACAACAAAGCCAAGCTTTCTCCAAACCCGGTTTTTGATTTCTTGAGAGCGCACAGCAGCATCTATGGCGTCTTAAGCTCAACACATCTGGCACTTTGCACCAACGAACCGCTTTACGGCAAACTCAAAAATGCCTTTGATTGGCTTTCCAATTTGGGCAACACTAATAAGAATGTGTCCAATGTTTTGTATCCCGAACAAAACGCCTTTGAAGTAACACGCAGCTTACTCCTGGACTTAAACAAATCCTGCAAAGCAAACAACAGCAAATTCGTACTTTTAGTTTTTCCAAATACTTTAGGTGATCTGGATCTTGCCTACCAGGCTAAGCAGTTGCTCACTTTGAGCAAAGAAGAAAACTTCCCAAGCTTCGATCTGACGCAGTCTTTCTACGACTCGGGAAACCCCGGCGCGCTTTTCCTCGAATACCACTTCTCGTCCGCCGGACACAAAGTCGTCGCTGATCAGCTGACAAAACTTCTTCAGAAAACATAA
- a CDS encoding glycosyltransferase family 4 protein — translation MISREYPPDTGWGGIATFANHLAQGLKELGHEVVVIALAKDEAKTVEQDGIKVHRVVPHQIYGDLGAVSICMPYSRYVIRVASALWQKFIELHEEKPFDVVDTPELLAEGLVPSVTKAVPMLVRLYTPHSKFIAEKLHNVSPNFDHQFVAMLERMAMISADVITSPSEDLADFVAEDMHYPRERITIVRNPIDPNKFSPEGPKSLASDGKLTVLFVGRLEERKGIGDLVNAIPKVIEKFSNVRFVIIGDDTNNAKGQRSVLAELQDSLRAHGCTQHVQFINRVPLAELPSYYRSADISIVPSVYDNSPYTCLEAMSCGLPVIGTSGGGTKEYIVAGESGIIIPPRDPDAIAASLLKLLQDENERRRLAVNARKRVLDEFQRKEIAAKTVALYEQAGRIFAAKYPARLYLKPLEQALPDADVLLYSFDKMLYDLLYLKSFRFRLKHWGKLFFYRPRLSLVKSVVAVWRTLRRLVGREYKAQPKMLAKMENEILARQYDPVNRPPEYFAENDKALI, via the coding sequence TTGATATCGCGGGAGTATCCGCCTGATACCGGCTGGGGCGGCATTGCGACGTTTGCCAACCACCTGGCCCAGGGGCTGAAAGAGCTCGGGCACGAAGTCGTGGTTATTGCTCTGGCTAAGGACGAAGCAAAAACAGTCGAGCAAGACGGCATAAAAGTTCATAGAGTTGTGCCCCACCAAATTTATGGTGACCTCGGCGCTGTTTCGATTTGCATGCCGTACAGCCGCTACGTAATTCGAGTAGCATCTGCGCTTTGGCAGAAATTTATTGAGCTTCACGAAGAGAAGCCTTTTGATGTTGTCGATACGCCGGAGTTGTTGGCTGAAGGACTCGTGCCTTCGGTAACTAAGGCTGTGCCGATGTTGGTGAGACTGTATACGCCCCATTCGAAATTTATTGCAGAGAAACTGCATAATGTCAGTCCGAATTTTGATCACCAGTTTGTCGCCATGCTTGAAAGAATGGCGATGATTTCTGCTGATGTAATTACATCGCCGAGTGAAGATTTGGCTGATTTTGTCGCTGAAGACATGCATTATCCGCGCGAGCGAATTACTATAGTCAGAAATCCAATTGATCCAAATAAGTTTTCTCCGGAAGGTCCGAAATCGCTCGCTAGCGACGGTAAGTTGACTGTTCTATTTGTAGGACGCTTGGAAGAACGCAAGGGTATTGGTGATCTGGTCAATGCTATTCCGAAAGTAATAGAGAAGTTTTCCAATGTGCGTTTTGTGATTATTGGTGATGACACCAACAACGCAAAAGGACAGAGATCCGTGCTTGCTGAACTGCAAGACTCGTTGCGGGCGCATGGCTGCACGCAGCATGTGCAATTTATCAACCGTGTGCCTTTGGCGGAATTGCCGTCGTATTATCGATCGGCTGATATTTCTATCGTGCCGTCTGTCTATGACAATTCGCCGTACACTTGCTTGGAAGCAATGTCTTGCGGATTGCCTGTAATTGGCACGTCAGGCGGCGGTACGAAAGAGTACATCGTTGCCGGTGAGTCGGGAATAATTATTCCGCCTCGTGACCCTGATGCAATAGCCGCGTCATTGCTGAAGTTGTTGCAAGACGAAAACGAGCGTCGCAGACTTGCGGTTAACGCACGCAAGCGTGTGTTAGACGAGTTTCAGCGTAAGGAAATCGCGGCTAAGACAGTAGCGCTTTATGAACAAGCCGGCAGAATATTTGCCGCGAAGTATCCGGCGCGCTTGTACTTGAAGCCGCTTGAGCAGGCTCTTCCAGATGCCGATGTTTTGCTTTATTCGTTCGACAAGATGTTGTATGACCTGCTCTATTTGAAGTCGTTCAGATTCCGTCTGAAGCACTGGGGCAAGCTTTTCTTCTACAGACCGAGACTTTCGTTGGTGAAGTCGGTTGTCGCCGTATGGCGGACGCTTCGTCGCCTTGTAGGCCGTGAATATAAAGCGCAACCAAAGATGCTCGCGAAGATGGAAAACGAAATCCTCGCCAGACAGTACGACCCGGTCAACAGACCGCCGGAGTACTTCGCGGAGAATGACAAAGCGTTAATTTGA